A section of the Chelmon rostratus isolate fCheRos1 chromosome 16, fCheRos1.pri, whole genome shotgun sequence genome encodes:
- the cd164l2 gene encoding CD164 sialomucin-like 2 protein translates to MQQRVLEVLCSTLLLLAVVPSVYSQSDCSQAESCDLCVGYSMLNLTGCVWRLCPDGNDTGMCVTDDGSSVDNTMNCSWTRVSELCTVVETVAEGRGEGDTGDGGSTNTPPQFSQAKFDMSSFIGGIILVLCVQAGGFFAMRFLKSKEQSSYDPITSWWQDCSTAASKQRDPPLTSL, encoded by the exons ATGCAGCAGCGGGTACTGGAGGTCCTCTGCTCCACACTGCTGCTTCTTGCTGTGGTGCCCTCTGTGTACTCGCAGTCAG ATTGTTCTCAAGcagagtcatgtgacctgtgCGTTGGATACTCCATGCTCAACCTGACAGGCTGTGTCTGGAGGCTTTGTCCAGATG gTAACGACACAGgcatgtgtgtgactgatgaCGGCAGCTCAGTAGACAACACCATGAACTGCAGCTGGACTAGAGTGTCTGAGCTGTGCACAG TTGTGGAGACTGTAGCTGAGGGACGAGGCGAGGGTGACACAG GTGATGGAGGCAGCACCAACACACCCCCACAGTTCTCCCAGGCCAAGTTTGACATGTCCAGTTTCATTGGAGGCATCATACTGGTTCTGTGCGTGCAGGCGGGCGGCTTCTTTGCCATGCGCTTCCTCAAGTccaaagagcagagcagctaTGACCCAAT CACCTCCTGGTGGCAAGACTGCTCAACAGCAGCCAGTAAACAAAGAGATCCACCTTTAACATCCCTGTAG